CCGGATTGCGATTAGTTAAGCGTCGTGCAGAATTGATGGACAGCGCCGCTGGTGGCATGATGGCAGCGTTGATGGGGTTTGACCGCGAACAGCTAGAGCAAAAAATCCAGCAGACCCCTGACGTTGTGCTAGCCAACGATAACAATCCCGGACAAGTTGTAATTTCTGGAACACCCGAAGCTGTGGAATCGGTGTTAGCTGGAATAAAAGTAAAACGAGCCGTACCCTTAAAAGTATCAGGAGCTTTCCATTCGCCTTTAATGGCATCAGCGGCGGCAGACTTTCAGCAGATATTAAAGTCTGTGGAATTTAACTCAGCTAAAGTACCAGTGTTGTCCAATGTAGACCCAACTCCAGTAGTAGAGGCTGATGTTTTGAAAGAGCGTCTCAGCCGACAGATGACTGGTTCGGTGCGATGGCGAGAAATTTCTCTACAATTGCCCCTCGAAGGGGTTTCGCGGGTCGTAGAAATTGGCCCCGGTAATGTTCTCACTGGCTTAATAAAACGCACCTGCTCGGATTTAGTACTAGAAAATGTTAGTAGCGCCGCCCAAGTGCCAGCATCATAATTAACCTGTTTGTAGAATACGCCAATACACGCAGATAAAAAACAAAGGCTGATAGTGGTGCGGAAGTTTTGGCCTGCGGTTTATCTGCGCTTTCAATTAAGAGCAATTATCGTCTATGCCCAGAAACCGCGAACCTGCTGTTAGTTTAATGCTGTACCACGCTTTTAAGTGGTCAGTTGTCGCCCCTATGCTTAATGTTTACTTTCGGGGGCGCATCTACGGGGTAGAAAACGTACCCCAACAAGGGCCACT
The genomic region above belongs to Microcoleus sp. FACHB-831 and contains:
- the fabD gene encoding ACP S-malonyltransferase; amino-acid sequence: MTKTAWVFPGQGSQAIGMGGDLVDLPAGSAKFAQAQQILGWSVPEICQSQEDKLSSTLYTQPCLYVVETILVDMMLEKGHQPDLVAGHSLGEYVALYAAGVFDFETGLRLVKRRAELMDSAAGGMMAALMGFDREQLEQKIQQTPDVVLANDNNPGQVVISGTPEAVESVLAGIKVKRAVPLKVSGAFHSPLMASAAADFQQILKSVEFNSAKVPVLSNVDPTPVVEADVLKERLSRQMTGSVRWREISLQLPLEGVSRVVEIGPGNVLTGLIKRTCSDLVLENVSSAAQVPAS